The following proteins are encoded in a genomic region of Poecilia reticulata strain Guanapo linkage group LG11, Guppy_female_1.0+MT, whole genome shotgun sequence:
- the slc6a19a.2 gene encoding sodium-dependent neutral amino acid transporter B(0)AT1: MKLKLKLPNPGLDDRIPSHGDLERMEKDEAGDRPQWDNKAQYLLTCVGFCVGLGNVWRFPYLCQSHGGGAFMIPFLILLVLEGIPLLHLEFAIGQRLRKGSVGVWRSINPYLAGVGIASMLVSFLVGVYYNTIMAWIMWYLFNSFQDPLPWSQCPLNANRTGYVEECARSTTVDYFWYRETLNTSTAIDESGGLQWWMVLSLIAAWTVLYVCCIRGIETTGKAVYITSTLPYLVLTIFLVRGLTLKGSTEGIKYLFTPDVDELMNPSTWLDAGAQVFYSFSLAFGGLISFSSYNSVHNNCEQDAVLISIINGCTSVYSATVIYSIIGFRATQKYDECFGDNILKLMNAFNYPENNITQSNYNEILTHLNNTSPDVIQGLSLQICDMQTFLSQGVEGTGLAFIVFTEAIIEMPISPLWAVLFFIMLFCLGLSTMFGSIEGVIAPLLDLKLLPRSWPKEVISGLTCFASLALGLIFALRSGNYWLALFDNFAGSIPLLVIGFFEMISVVYIYGMDRFNKDLEFMIGHKPNIFWQATWRVISPLIMIFILIFYFVTQVTKELTYLVWDQEAESFPTLAERYYPQWVYVMIFILAGVPSLAIPVFALYKLIQRKCCKKDYDDSTVDTISAKIQMSDKMKL; the protein is encoded by the exons atgaagctgaagctgaagctgcCAAATCCGGGACTGGATGACAGGATCCCGTCCCACGGGGACCTGGAGAGGATGGAGAAGGACGAGGCTGGGGACAGACCCCAGTGGGACAACAAAGCCCAGTACCTGCTCACCTGCGTGGGCTTCTGTGTGGGACTCGGCAACGTCTGGAGGTTCCCGTACCTGTGTCAAAGTCACGGCGGAG gaGCGTTTATGATCCCGTTCCTgatcctgctggttctggagggAATCCCGCTGCTGCACTTAGAGTTCGCCATCGGTCAGCGTCTGAGGAAAGGCAGCGTGGGCGTATGGAGATCCATCAATCCTTACTTGGCAGGAGTTG GCATCGCCTCCATGCTGGTGTCCTTCCTGGTGGGTGTCTACTACAACACCATCATGGCATGGATCATGTGGTATCTCTTCAATTCCTTCCAAGACCCTCTGCCCTGGAGCCAGTGTCCGCTCAATGCCAACAGGACGG GATACGTGGAGGAGTGCGCGCGGAGCACCACCGTCGACTACTTCTGGTACAGAGAAACGCTGAACACTTCAACGGCCATCGACGAGTCTGGGGGGCTGCAGTGGTGGATGGTTCTCTCCCTCATCGCTGCCTGGACTGTGCTTTACGTCTGCTGCATCAGGGGCATCGAGACGACCGGCAAG gCCGTGTACATCACCTCCACTTTGCCGTATCTCGTCCTCACCATCTTCCTTGTCCGGGGACTGACTCTAAAAGGCTCCACAGAAGGAATAAAGTACCTCTTCACACCAGAT gtaGATGAATTAATGAATCCTTCAACCTGGCTGGATGCAGGAGCCCAAGTGTTTTACTCCTTTTCTCTGGCTTTTGGAGGTCTCATCTCCTTCTCCAGCTACAACTCTGTGCA caacaactgCGAGCAGGACGCTGTCCTCATCTCCATCATCAACGGCTGCACCTCGGTGTACTCGGCAACGGTTATTTACTCCATCATCGGCTTCAGGGCGACACAGAAATATGATGAATGCTTCGGAGA caatatCTTGAAGCTGATGAACGCTTTCAACTACCCCGAGAACAACATCACACAGAGCAACTACAACGAAATTCTGACTCACCTCAACAACACGAGTCCAGATGTCATCCAGGGATTGTCCCTGCAGATCTGCGACATGCAGACTTTCCTTAGCCAG GGTGTGGAAGGAACAGGACTGGCCTTCATTGTCTTCACAGAAGCCATCATAGAGATGCCGATTTCCCCTCTTTGGGCTGTTCTCTTCTTTATCATGCTCTTCTGCCTCGGCCTCTCCACTATGTTTGGCAGCATTGAGGGTGTTATAGCTCCTCTGCTGGATCTCAAACTGCTACCCAGGAGTTGGCCCAAAGAAGTTATCAGTG GTCTGACGTGCTTCGCATCTCTAGCTCTTGGGCTCATTTTCGCTCTTCGCTCTGGGAATTACTGGCTGGCTCTTTTTGACAACTTTGCAGGCTCTATTCCGCTCCTGGTCATCGGATtttttgaaatgatttctgTTGTCTACATCTATGGCATGGACAG GTTTAATAAGGACCTTGAGTTTATGATCGGCCACAAACCCAATATCTTCTGGCAGGCGACGTGGAGAGTGATTAGCCCCCTCATCATGATTTTCATCCTGATTTTCTACTTTGTCACCCAAGTCACAAAGGAACTCACCTATCTTGTCTGGGACCAGGAGGCG GAGAGCTTCCCCACCCTTGCTGAGCGTTACTACCCACAATGGGTCTACGTCATGATCTTCATCCTGGCTGGAGTTCCCAGTTTAGCCATCCCCGTCTTTGCCCTTTACAAGCTCATCCAGAGGAAATGCTGCAAAAAGGACTACGACGATAGTACAGTGGACACAATCTCTGCCAAAATACAAATGAGTGACAAAATGAAGCTTTAG